Proteins encoded together in one Pirellulales bacterium window:
- a CDS encoding OsmC family protein, translating into MVQIDIAYPGQLRCEATHGPSNTKLATDAPKDNHGKGELFSPTDLVAAALGTCMLTVMGIVAQRHNIPLDGARASVAKEMAASPARRIGRLTVEIHVPGELTEEQRKLLEHAAHTCPVHKSLHPEIEIPVTFHWGT; encoded by the coding sequence ATGGTCCAGATCGACATTGCTTACCCGGGCCAACTACGGTGCGAGGCCACCCACGGGCCGTCGAACACGAAGCTTGCCACTGACGCTCCCAAAGACAACCACGGCAAGGGCGAACTGTTTTCGCCGACCGATCTGGTGGCCGCCGCGCTGGGCACCTGCATGCTCACGGTCATGGGCATTGTGGCGCAGCGGCACAACATTCCGCTGGACGGAGCCCGGGCGAGCGTGGCAAAAGAGATGGCCGCCTCGCCTGCCCGTCGCATCGGCCGGCTGACGGTCGAGATTCACGTGCCGGGCGAACTGACCGAAGAGCAGCGGAAGCTGCTGGAACACGCCGCCCACACCTGCCCGGTTCACAAGAGCCTGCACCCGGAGATCGAGATACCCGTGACCTTTCACTGGGGCACATAG
- the ccsA gene encoding cytochrome c biogenesis protein CcsA — MASNPFRSPATATGGAVLDVAPPVAEAVGLGHPLRPLLAPLASLKITVVSFALAIFLILAGTLAQIDHDIWQVMGEYFRTPIAWIPFQIFVPRSIPLSGGFWFPGGFTIGSVMLVNLLAAHALRFKVQARGTRLLAGVALVAVGVMMTWLVIVSGSNKEGIEGEPLLPYSTLWQICKWGLVGAWLANVAAMISTLSAGAEAKPAKRWLATGGTVVLGLLSGIVFYLGDDAELSGPSMRILWQLMKGGFAGLMLLAGCVALFRKRAGIVLLHAGIGLMMINELVVYTLHSEGQMQIREGETVNYVQDIRTLELAVVDSSHPEHDDVVVVPQGLLGDKKLIQDERLPFNLEVVQFLQNSNLRQLKKDDKNLSDAGQGLSFVVDEARPSTGTDMSGGVDMSAAYVKFVDKQSGKSLGTHLLALYPMFANEHVTVDGKTYNVALRFKRDYKPYAVRLMDVRFDKYIGTSTAKNYSSDVELIDPSRHVDRKVKIWMNNPLRYAGETFYQSTFNVDPMSRKEMTGLQVVTNTGWMIPYVACMIVAIGMLAQFGTVLVRFLQRQNQSELATRSNSSAKRQQRNQQPAARGSLGKFASAAFAVAAAAWLLSAPGSDLQIGQLLPSPKAADKMRIDDFGRLPVVYEGRIKPFDTLARNSLQVLSNRDYLVDLDDKRQPAVKWLLDVMTDAPDIKKYRFVKIDSPDVQQTFDLPKDREHFRYSIEELLPKYDEFQKQVELAYEVDAHARNGFQQKIVDLDRRLRLFSVLRAAFEPPPLSPKSSPQEFLQAMQRQKEMMDKVPLPLAIPPSRDEGQWQPYPLAWSVALAKVHMMGDEADQAVVDFSSILSAYGKGDVGEFNRAVAKYRSLLQTTQPPDYDANKIEYEQLFNRLNLFTNCAALYVLAFVLSAAAWLGWRVPLNRAAFWLVVLTLVLHTRALEGRIYISGRPPVTNLYSAAVFIGWGAVILGLVLECFFKLGIGNVEAAVAGFTSLLIAGLLGKDGDTFTVLQAVLDTQFWLATHVVCITLGYATTFVAGLLGVMYVLGGVFTRAMSTGTRRELSRMIYGVLCFAIFFSFVGTVLGGLWADDSWGRFWGWDPKENGALIIVLWNALVLHARWDGMVKDRGLAVLAIAGNIAVGWSMFGVNELGAGLHSYGFTDGVAQALAAFVVSQLLAIGIGCLPKALWRSYQPELA; from the coding sequence ATGGCAAGTAACCCTTTTCGTTCGCCGGCCACGGCAACTGGCGGCGCGGTGCTGGATGTCGCTCCGCCCGTGGCGGAGGCGGTGGGCCTCGGCCACCCGTTGCGGCCGCTGCTGGCGCCGCTGGCTTCGCTGAAGATCACGGTCGTCAGCTTCGCCCTGGCGATCTTTTTGATTCTCGCCGGCACGCTGGCGCAGATCGACCACGACATCTGGCAGGTGATGGGCGAGTATTTCCGCACGCCGATCGCCTGGATTCCGTTTCAGATTTTTGTGCCCCGGTCGATTCCGCTTTCCGGCGGCTTTTGGTTTCCCGGCGGCTTCACGATCGGCTCGGTGATGCTCGTGAACCTGTTGGCCGCGCACGCCTTGCGTTTCAAGGTGCAAGCGCGAGGCACACGGCTGCTGGCCGGGGTGGCGCTGGTGGCCGTGGGCGTCATGATGACCTGGCTGGTGATCGTCAGCGGATCGAACAAGGAGGGGATCGAGGGTGAGCCGCTTCTGCCTTACTCGACGCTGTGGCAGATTTGCAAATGGGGCCTGGTCGGCGCGTGGTTGGCCAATGTGGCGGCCATGATCTCGACGCTTTCGGCCGGCGCGGAGGCGAAACCGGCCAAGCGATGGCTTGCCACAGGTGGCACCGTGGTTCTCGGATTGCTTTCGGGCATCGTCTTCTACCTTGGCGACGACGCCGAGCTCAGCGGCCCCTCGATGCGCATTCTCTGGCAGTTGATGAAGGGCGGTTTCGCCGGTCTGATGCTGCTGGCCGGCTGCGTGGCGCTGTTTCGCAAGCGAGCGGGCATCGTGCTGCTGCACGCCGGCATCGGCCTGATGATGATCAACGAGTTGGTCGTCTACACGCTGCACTCCGAAGGGCAGATGCAGATTCGCGAAGGCGAGACGGTCAATTACGTGCAAGATATTCGCACGCTGGAGCTGGCCGTCGTCGATTCCTCCCATCCGGAGCATGACGATGTGGTCGTCGTGCCGCAAGGTCTGCTCGGCGACAAGAAGCTGATCCAGGACGAGCGACTCCCATTCAATCTGGAGGTCGTGCAGTTTCTCCAGAACTCCAACCTGCGGCAGTTGAAAAAGGACGACAAGAACCTGTCCGATGCCGGGCAGGGGCTGAGCTTCGTCGTCGACGAGGCCCGGCCGAGCACCGGCACCGACATGAGCGGCGGCGTCGACATGTCGGCCGCCTACGTCAAGTTCGTCGACAAGCAGAGCGGCAAATCGCTCGGCACGCACCTGCTGGCGCTCTATCCGATGTTCGCCAACGAGCACGTAACTGTGGACGGCAAAACGTACAACGTGGCCTTGCGGTTCAAGCGCGACTACAAGCCCTATGCCGTGCGGCTGATGGATGTGCGGTTCGACAAGTATATCGGCACCAGCACCGCCAAGAACTACTCGTCGGACGTGGAGCTGATCGATCCCAGCCGGCATGTCGACCGCAAGGTGAAGATCTGGATGAACAATCCGCTACGGTATGCGGGCGAGACGTTTTACCAGTCGACCTTCAATGTCGATCCGATGAGCCGCAAGGAAATGACCGGCCTGCAAGTGGTGACGAACACCGGCTGGATGATTCCCTATGTCGCCTGCATGATCGTCGCCATCGGGATGTTGGCCCAGTTTGGCACCGTCTTGGTCCGGTTCCTCCAACGCCAGAACCAGTCGGAACTTGCGACGCGCAGCAACTCCTCGGCAAAGCGCCAGCAACGCAATCAGCAGCCTGCTGCCCGTGGATCGCTGGGAAAGTTCGCATCGGCGGCGTTCGCGGTCGCCGCTGCGGCATGGCTCTTGTCCGCGCCGGGCAGCGATCTGCAGATCGGGCAACTGCTGCCGTCGCCGAAAGCGGCCGACAAAATGCGGATCGATGATTTTGGCCGGCTGCCCGTGGTTTACGAAGGCCGCATCAAACCCTTCGACACGCTGGCGCGCAACAGTTTGCAAGTGCTCTCGAACCGCGACTACTTGGTCGATTTGGATGACAAGCGGCAGCCCGCCGTCAAATGGCTGCTGGATGTCATGACCGACGCGCCGGACATTAAAAAGTATCGCTTTGTGAAAATTGACAGCCCCGACGTGCAGCAAACGTTCGACCTGCCGAAGGACCGCGAGCACTTCCGTTATTCGATCGAGGAGTTGCTGCCGAAATACGACGAGTTCCAGAAGCAGGTGGAGCTGGCCTATGAAGTCGACGCGCATGCCCGCAACGGATTCCAGCAAAAGATCGTCGACCTCGATCGCCGGCTGCGGTTGTTCAGCGTATTGCGGGCGGCCTTCGAACCGCCGCCGCTGAGCCCCAAGAGCAGTCCGCAGGAGTTCTTGCAGGCGATGCAGCGGCAGAAGGAGATGATGGACAAAGTGCCGCTGCCGCTGGCGATTCCGCCCTCTCGCGATGAGGGCCAATGGCAGCCTTATCCGCTGGCATGGTCGGTGGCCTTGGCGAAGGTCCACATGATGGGTGACGAAGCCGATCAGGCGGTTGTGGATTTCAGCTCGATCCTGTCGGCCTATGGCAAAGGCGATGTCGGCGAGTTCAATCGCGCGGTCGCGAAGTATCGTTCGTTGCTGCAAACCACGCAACCGCCCGATTACGACGCGAACAAGATCGAGTATGAACAACTCTTCAACCGGCTGAACCTGTTCACGAATTGTGCGGCGTTGTACGTGCTGGCCTTTGTGCTGTCAGCGGCGGCGTGGCTGGGGTGGCGCGTGCCTCTGAACCGTGCGGCGTTTTGGCTGGTGGTGCTGACCTTGGTGCTTCACACGCGCGCCTTGGAGGGCCGCATTTACATCTCCGGCCGCCCGCCCGTGACGAACCTTTACTCGGCGGCCGTGTTCATTGGTTGGGGCGCGGTGATTCTCGGTCTGGTATTGGAGTGCTTTTTCAAGCTCGGCATCGGCAACGTGGAGGCCGCCGTGGCGGGTTTTACGAGCCTGCTGATCGCCGGCCTGCTCGGCAAAGACGGCGACACCTTCACGGTCTTGCAGGCCGTGCTCGACACGCAGTTCTGGCTGGCCACGCACGTGGTCTGCATCACGCTGGGCTACGCCACAACGTTCGTTGCCGGCTTGCTTGGCGTGATGTACGTGCTGGGCGGCGTCTTTACGCGCGCCATGTCGACCGGCACGCGGCGGGAGCTGAGCCGCATGATTTACGGCGTGCTCTGCTTCGCGATTTTCTTCAGCTTTGTGGGCACGGTGTTGGGCGGGTTGTGGGCCGACGATAGTTGGGGCCGCTTCTGGGGCTGGGATCCCAAGGAGAACGGCGCCCTGATCATCGTGCTCTGGAACGCGCTGGTGCTGCACGCCCGATGGGACGGCATGGTGAAAGACCGCGGGCTGGCGGTGCTGGCGATCGCCGGCAACATCGCGGTCGGCTGGTCGATGTTCGGCGTCAACGAATTGGGGGCCGGCCTGCACTCCTACGGCTTCACCGATGGCGTCGCCCAAGCGTTGGCGGCGTTTGTGGTCAGTCAATTGCTGGCCATCGGCATCGGATGTTTGCCGAAGGCGCTGTGGCGCAGCTATCAGCCGGAGCTGGCGTAA